In Natranaerobius thermophilus JW/NM-WN-LF, the genomic stretch GACCACATTGTTTTGCATAGTAGCAAGGGAATTAGTGATTGTCCCAATCTCATCGGATCTATTCATGTATTTGACTGCTTCATGCCCTTCATCAAAGCTAAAATCATAATCGGCTAATTTATTGATTATATGTGTTAAATTTGAAATTGGCTTCGTTAGTAATTGTTTAAAAATAACCATATTTGTCCCGATTAACAATAAAATTATAATTGCTATAGCTGCAACTACTATTTGATTAAAAGTATTAATCGGTTCCCTGATTTCATCCATACTGATCATGCCACCGACATAAAGATCTTCCCACTTTTCAAATGTTATATAATATTCTTCGCCCTCTATATCCATGCTGGTTTCTCCACTTTGATGTTCAAAAATATAATCCTGCAATTCTTGATATGGCATGGGTTGATTAATCATATCTTCATTAGAATGTAGGCTATAAGTACCTTGATCGTTAATTGCAAAGACAAGCCCTTCTTCACCTAACTCTGCATTTTCAGCAATCGATTGCGCCTCTTGATCAACGAATTCGTAAAGCTCTTGCAGTTCATCCACTTCAATACCGATTTGAACGATACCATCTTGATCCTGTCTGGATACTCCTATGTATTGAAACATAGTATCGTCTTGAGCCCTTTCTTCCGCCTCCTGGACAAGGACCGCATCTTCTTGGTCAATTAAATCAAGAAAGGGTTGCGTTTGTTCACTTTCACTAAAATCTAGTCCTATGGCATCTTCAAAACTACTATATTGGATTATGCCTTCTGAATCTGTTACATGAACTTCATCAACTCCTAGCGTTGCCCTTAACTCCTCCATCCCATCCTGGGATAAATAATCTGGATGTTCTTCAATTAATGTTGCTGCAGCCCAGGTGTCATCCAAAAACTGATCTTCCATAATATCCATTAACATTACATTGTTTTGACTGGCAGATGTTAAACCATCAACCACTGATTCCATCTCACTCTCTGCATTGTTAGTCATCAAATCAATTACAAGATCTTCAACATTATTGGATAATGTATACCCCATTACCACAACTGCTAAGACTGTGATAATAATTAAGGGTATTAACATCCTCCACTGCAAACTAAGACCACTGAATAAGTTTCTCATAATTACTCCCCCCCATTTGTGTTTAAATTTTTGCTGATTAAGTATTCCAATAAAATAAAAGCTGCTCCAAAGAAGAGCAGCACAAACCCCTTTCCTTGGCAGCCCGACTGTCTTTATAATAATCGTAAAGACTCGTGGCTTTGCGCCCCCACCTCGCGATAGGTTTGCCTTTATCAAGATTCTATTCTATTAAATAGTCATAAAATAAACTATTTTAGTTAATATTTTAAATTCTAGTTAATTATTATCTTTCCTCTGAGACCTGAGCACTAATTGTCTAATTTTTTCTATTTTTGTCTATTTTTATCGAATTTATGGATGAAAAACTTATAGCTGCCATTATCTTGGTTTTTATAGTAATTACAGGTGATTAGCCATTTGCTCCCGCAAAAGCTAAGAAATGTATTATAATATTTTATAGCCACGTGTTTACATAAAATGTTGTACCAATTTTTCACTGTAATATCACACCCGGGGCCACTTTTTAAGGTTCATAGCTTTAAAACCCCTATGCTCTACCAAACATGGATAGCTCCCCAGTCCCCTGGCGAAAGTTCATTTAATTTCTAACGGACCTTCCAGAGTAAGACCTAATAATTTCAGAAATCAAAATGAGAAAGGAGATTTGTTAAAAATGAATAAAGTTAAGCTAGGCCTTTCTATGTTAGTCTTTCTCACTGTTTTAACTATGGTAAGCGGTGTGTTAGCAGGACAGGAAGTTAAGGTGTTTGTCGATAACGAGGAAATAAACTTTCCAGATCAAAACCCGTACATAGACCAAAACAACAGAACTCAAGTTCCAGTCAGATTTGTCAGTCAAGCTCTAGGAGGATATGTTGAGTGGCATAGTGATAGCCAAGAAATTGAGATAAAATTGGGGGACGATCGATTAATCTTAGAAGTAGGTATCCAAAATTACAGTTTAAATGGACAGGCACTGGATATGGATACAGCTCCATTAATAACCAATCAAGGCCGGACTATGGTTCCACTGAGGTTTGTTAGTGAGGGACTTGGGGCACAAGTTAATTGGGTAGAAGAAGAGAATTCTGTTTATATTTCACAGAGGGAAAATAATCACCAAATTGAAGATCTAGAACAGGCTGAGGTAACCGCTACTACATTAAATGTAAGAACTGGCCCAGGACTAAACCACGCACCAATCCATCAAGTTCATGCTAATGAAACTTATCCAGTATTAGAAGAAGTTTCGTATGAGTACGATAATACTCATCATGAATGGATGAAAATCAATTTACCAGAACACAATGAAGTAGGATGGGTAAGTAGAGACTTTGTAAGATTGGCTGATGATAATGATGGAGTAACCGAGGACACGAACAAGCAAGAGGGACATGAAGGATCACCCTTACAAGGTTTTAAAATAGTTATTGACCCGGGACATGGCGGAACTGACCCTGGAGCAGTTGGGCCTACTGGGCTAACAGAAAAGGAAGTTGCTTTAGATGTATCCCTGAGGGCAAGAGATCTACTTGAGGACTTAGGTGCTGAAACATACCTTACTAGGTATTCTGATATTGATGTAACACTATATGACAGAATCAATTTGGCTAATCAAATTAACGCCGATATTTTCATAAGTGTTCATGCTAATGCAGCATTAAATAGATCTGCCCAAGGAACTGAAACTTATTACTCTTCACAAAGAAGTCTTTACGACTATAACTTGGCAAATAGCCTACAAACAGCTTTAGTAAACAAACTTGGTACAATAGATAGAGGTACTCTGGATAGAAGTTTCTATGTGCTCAGGCACGGAAATATGCCTTCGGCTTTAGTAGAGCTGGCTTTCGTTTCTAATTACTGGGAGGAATCTCTATTAAAAGACAATTATTTTAGACAAAACGCAGCCCAGGCCATTACCGATGGTGTTTATAATTATTTTAAAAGCATCTCTCAAAGTTACTAGCCTACCTCACTTAACACTTAACAGGAAATGGCATAAAATCAACCCTTCATATAGAAGCTGATTAGTTAATAAATTGATGAAATAACAAAACATATTATAAGCGAGGCAAGCTAATTTAGTCTGCCTCGCTTTAGTTTATCGTACTAATTTAGTTAATTTGCACTTTTTTACTTGACCCGATTTACTTAACCAAAAATATTAGCAAACATATTATGTTGTAATAAATTCTGCAAACTCCTCGGGATCAATCCCTTGAAAATAATCTTCCAAGTCAATCTCTTTCTCTTGTAAAGCCTTTTTTAGGCTTTCTTGTTCATAAGTTTGATTACATAAGAAGTTTTCCAGTTCTTCAAGCTCTCTTCTGGTGAAAAAATCACCGTAAATTTTACAGTCTTTAATTTTACCTTTGCGAACATTTAATTTTACATTGATCAAACCACAGGAGAATTTATCAACTTTACTAATTTCAAAAGCCGGGGACTTACCCCAATTCCATTCCCATTTACTAAATTTATTTTCTGCAGCGTCTTCAATTTTCTTAAGCTCTTCTTGACTTAAGACATATTCCTCAACACCTAAAGTATTAGAAATATATTCTAGAAGATAGTTTTTCAACTCATAAATTGACATATCTTGATCCATATAATCTTTAATGTTTGCCACTCTACTTTTAACTGATTTTACCCCTTTTGACTTAATCTTAAGGTCATTTGCCTTTAGAGCTTTGGTTAAATTGGACATTTCGGAGTTAAATAATAAGGTCCCATGGCTTAATATCCTTCCATTGGCATAATACTGGGCGTTTCCTGAAATTTTCTTGCCGTCTACCAGAATATCATTTCGCCCGGAAAGTTCAGCTTTTACCCCTAGTTCATTAAGGGCCTCTATTATCGGTCTCGTAAATTTCTCAAAATTATTAACATCTTCCTTGTCCGCTTTTTGAACAAAAGAAAAATTCAAATTACCTTCATCATGGTAAACTGCCCCGCCGCCAGAAATTCTTCTAGCCACTATGATATCGTGCTCATCAACAAACTCTTTATTAATTTCTTCAATAGTGTTCTGATACTTACCTACGATAATAGATGGTTTGTGAATGTAAAAAAACAAATAGCTGTCTTCCGGTGCTTCATTTATTAAATATTCCTCAAGAGCAAAGTTGTAATACGGTATGTTCCAGTCCGTTTGTATGTATCTCATTTTTCATCCCTCCAGATCTATGCAAGTTTATTATTACTATTATAATAACATTAATTAGTTCAATGTGTTAACGCTTATCAATCACAAGTTATCTCGGTAAATGAATAGCTTAACAAGTCCACTCATTCTCTTCCATTAAAAAGTTCTGTTTTCATCTAAAGAATACTCAATTGCTTGATCAGATTCCGCGTAAGTCAAACAAAAAAAGCCGAGAATGTGAAAATGCTTCAATTGATAATATTACACTATCATCAACTAAATACAACAGCGCCTATCCAAAATAAAAAGTGCTGTACTCCCTACATATATAAATCATAAGAAGTACAGCCCTTAACCTATCTTTGTTCATCTTTAATTAATATACTTTAATAGTTGTCTTCTACCTACCACTCTTTCCATACCTTTCCTGCCAGATCAGAATGAGGTTTTAAAGTCTGTTTACCTGGTTTATTTTTTATGCAATAGCAAAATCAACTAACCGTTAGCTTTTTTAACTCATTAATACTTAATCGAGTAGGAGGTAGATAATTATTTTATCTACCGACCTCTCACACCACCGAGCAAACCGTTCGGTACACGGCGGTTCCTAGTTTACGCTTTAACTTGTCGATAATATTCCGAAAAGAATAGGAAACCAAATCCTTTGATTACATCATTTCCAAGGGATTTGGATAAGACGGGGCTATTGGAAATTCTCCAGTAGCCCTTTCTTGTGTTTGCATATTCCCATGCTTTGTATTTATTGGCTCCAAAGAACTTGAGCATTTTAAATTTTGTTCTCACTTTCTTCCATTGTTTCCAGTAAATCATGCGAATACGCCTTCTCATCCAACTGTCAGTATTTATTAACAGATTCTTCATATCAGCTGGTTTAAAGTAGTTAACCCAACCCATAATGTATCGGCTAAGTTTCTTTGCTCTGGCTTCGTTGCTTATTCCATAACTTCTAGATGTGAGTTCTTTTATTCTCGTTCTCATCTTTGTAACTGATTTAAGATGAACTCTTAATCTGGCTTTTCCTTTATGTCTGTAAAAGCCAAACCCAAGAAATCTTACCTTTCCTACATAGGCAACTACAGTTTTATCTTTATTTACTTTGAGAAATAGTTTATTTTCGATGAAGGGTAGTATGTTCTTCAAGGTGCGTCCGGCACTTCTTCTGCTTTTACAAAAGATTAGCAGGTCGTCCGCATAGCGGACGAATTCGTGCCCCCTTTTCTCAAGTTCTTTATCCAATTCGTGGAGCATTATGTTACTGAGGATAGGGCTAAGAGGCCCGCCCTGGGGCACGCCAACTTCTGTATCCTTATAGGTGTGTTTGATCATTACTCCTGCTCTTAGATATTTGTTGATAAGAGATATTACTCGACCGTCTTTTATTGTCTTAGATAGCACTTCTATCAATTTGCTCTGGTTTACTGTGTCAAAGTATTTCTCCAAGTCCATATCTACTACATATTTGTATCCTTCATTTATGTTTTGTTGACTTTTCTTAATTGCATCATGAGTACTGCGTCCAGGGCGAAAACCATAGCTGTTATCTGAGAATTGCTCCTCATATATTGGAGATAGTACTTGGGCTATTGCTTGTTGGATTACCCTGTCTACCACTGTAGGTATGCCTAATTTTCTTTTCTTCCCATCTTCTTTAGGTATCTCTACCCTTCTGACGGGATTAGGGCGGTATTTACCGTCCAGGACTCTTTGCCTGAGGTGGTCCCCGTTTTCTTTGAGATATTGTAGAAGTTCATCTACTCCCATCCCATCAATCCCGTGAGAGCCTTTGTTGGATTTTATTTTCTTGAATGCTTTATTCATGTTGTCTCTATCCAAAATTTCCTCTAGCAAATTCCCCTTCGACAAGTTTGCATTGGAGATGTTGTTTTCAGTTATCCTTAAAGAACTGTGCACTCCCGCATATCCTTCGTGTTCCGCACTATTCTTCTGCGGTGAGCCTTCTTTGCAGCTTTCGCCTGTCAGAAGTTGGCGGCACTTCATTCCTTTATTGGTAACAGTCATTTACTGATCTCCTCCTAGGTTCATCCCTTCCTTAATGATGTCGACCTCATCAAGTACTATGGAATCTGCTGACTTCTCATGACAAATCTTATTTCAACCGTGGTTCGAAGTTCATCTTGCCACGTCCATGAGACCTCCCACGGTAAGACGATTAACTTTCATTCCATGTACCCACATCATTTACACTGGTATGTCCGTGTAGTTGATTGGACTTCGTTTTGTATTGCAAACTCATCCCATACCTTATGCCTGATGATGTTCGTGTGCCTTGGGTCGGAATTTTGCCTTAAGCTTCCTTCAGATCCCACCTCACGATGGGCACCCTTGCTCTTGGCTAATGGTTGGTAACTACAAACCCCCATAGTGGACTTACACCACCTAGCTAATCGTCATGCAT encodes the following:
- a CDS encoding methyl-accepting chemotaxis protein codes for the protein MRNLFSGLSLQWRMLIPLIIITVLAVVVMGYTLSNNVEDLVIDLMTNNAESEMESVVDGLTSASQNNVMLMDIMEDQFLDDTWAAATLIEEHPDYLSQDGMEELRATLGVDEVHVTDSEGIIQYSSFEDAIGLDFSESEQTQPFLDLIDQEDAVLVQEAEERAQDDTMFQYIGVSRQDQDGIVQIGIEVDELQELYEFVDQEAQSIAENAELGEEGLVFAINDQGTYSLHSNEDMINQPMPYQELQDYIFEHQSGETSMDIEGEEYYITFEKWEDLYVGGMISMDEIREPINTFNQIVVAAIAIIILLLIGTNMVIFKQLLTKPISNLTHIINKLADYDFSFDEGHEAVKYMNRSDEIGTITNSLATMQNNVVSLIKKLQEKSNEVASSSENLSANTEENTSAANEVSKAVEDIASGAANQAEKTEQTSNNSERLGEIIDEDQKSVQELIDITKDVTNHKEKGFEIVENLTEDTQKVNEATDKMMEVVNKTKESADTIQSVSGTIQDIAEQTNLLALNASIEAARAGEDGKGFAVVADEIRKLAERSNEHSEEILSSVKGLKDNAEGAVNNMEETKETVNNQRENVSKTKEQFEEIAERINKIKEKTEEFQDTGGDMQTQKNEIIEALQDLSAIAEENSSSSEEISSSVEEQTASMDEIAKASEQLAKLAEDMQEEASKFKY
- a CDS encoding lipoate--protein ligase → MRYIQTDWNIPYYNFALEEYLINEAPEDSYLFFYIHKPSIIVGKYQNTIEEINKEFVDEHDIIVARRISGGGAVYHDEGNLNFSFVQKADKEDVNNFEKFTRPIIEALNELGVKAELSGRNDILVDGKKISGNAQYYANGRILSHGTLLFNSEMSNLTKALKANDLKIKSKGVKSVKSRVANIKDYMDQDMSIYELKNYLLEYISNTLGVEEYVLSQEELKKIEDAAENKFSKWEWNWGKSPAFEISKVDKFSCGLINVKLNVRKGKIKDCKIYGDFFTRRELEELENFLCNQTYEQESLKKALQEKEIDLEDYFQGIDPEEFAEFITT
- a CDS encoding N-acetylmuramoyl-L-alanine amidase, with translation MNKVKLGLSMLVFLTVLTMVSGVLAGQEVKVFVDNEEINFPDQNPYIDQNNRTQVPVRFVSQALGGYVEWHSDSQEIEIKLGDDRLILEVGIQNYSLNGQALDMDTAPLITNQGRTMVPLRFVSEGLGAQVNWVEEENSVYISQRENNHQIEDLEQAEVTATTLNVRTGPGLNHAPIHQVHANETYPVLEEVSYEYDNTHHEWMKINLPEHNEVGWVSRDFVRLADDNDGVTEDTNKQEGHEGSPLQGFKIVIDPGHGGTDPGAVGPTGLTEKEVALDVSLRARDLLEDLGAETYLTRYSDIDVTLYDRINLANQINADIFISVHANAALNRSAQGTETYYSSQRSLYDYNLANSLQTALVNKLGTIDRGTLDRSFYVLRHGNMPSALVELAFVSNYWEESLLKDNYFRQNAAQAITDGVYNYFKSISQSY
- the ltrA gene encoding group II intron reverse transcriptase/maturase, which produces MTVTNKGMKCRQLLTGESCKEGSPQKNSAEHEGYAGVHSSLRITENNISNANLSKGNLLEEILDRDNMNKAFKKIKSNKGSHGIDGMGVDELLQYLKENGDHLRQRVLDGKYRPNPVRRVEIPKEDGKKRKLGIPTVVDRVIQQAIAQVLSPIYEEQFSDNSYGFRPGRSTHDAIKKSQQNINEGYKYVVDMDLEKYFDTVNQSKLIEVLSKTIKDGRVISLINKYLRAGVMIKHTYKDTEVGVPQGGPLSPILSNIMLHELDKELEKRGHEFVRYADDLLIFCKSRRSAGRTLKNILPFIENKLFLKVNKDKTVVAYVGKVRFLGFGFYRHKGKARLRVHLKSVTKMRTRIKELTSRSYGISNEARAKKLSRYIMGWVNYFKPADMKNLLINTDSWMRRRIRMIYWKQWKKVRTKFKMLKFFGANKYKAWEYANTRKGYWRISNSPVLSKSLGNDVIKGFGFLFFSEYYRQVKA